One window of the Zea mays cultivar B73 chromosome 3, Zm-B73-REFERENCE-NAM-5.0, whole genome shotgun sequence genome contains the following:
- the LOC100284252 gene encoding nodulin-like protein: protein MAMGCCYGDFFDKAKPYLAMISLQFGYAGMNVITKVSLNHGMSHYVLVVYRHAFATVSIAPFALILERKVRPNMTWSVFLQIFVLALLGPVIDQNFYYAGLKFTGPTFACAMSNILPAMTFVMAVIFRMEKVDLKKVRCQAKVAGTLVTVAGAMMMTLYKGPLMKMAWTSSGHAHGGGGGAEAAVIDPSGREWFLGSLFVIVATLAWASLFILQAHTLKQYAAPLSLTTLICFVGTLQAIVVTFAMEHRPSVWTIGFDMNLLAAAYAGIVTSSIAYYVQGLVIQKTGPVFASAFSPLMMIIVAVMGSFILAEKIFLGGVLGAVLIVIGLYSVLWGKHKETQDKEDDETTELPVVAIMASKTNGVVYDDDDDVVFVKEIAAAGAGAVGGDDSECRKATGVVKSSSRGHGAAGAV from the exons ATGGCCATGGGCTGCTGCTACGGTGATTTCTTCGACAAGGCCAAGCCTTACCTCGCCATGATCTCCCTGCAGTTCGGCTATGCCGGCATGAACGTCATCACCAAGGTCTCCCTCAACCACGGCATGAGCCACTACGTGCTCGTCGTCTACCGCCACGCCTTTGCCACCGTCTCTATTGCACCGTTTGCTCTCATCCTTGAGAG GAAGGTGAGGCCCAACATGACGTGGTCCGTCTTCCTCCAGATCTTCGTGTTGGCACTGCTCGG GCCTGTGATAGACCAGAACTTCTACTACGCCGGCCTCAAGTTCACCGGGCCGACCTTCGCGTGCGCCATGAGCAACATCCTTCCTGCCATGACCTTCGTCATGGCCGTGATTTTCAG GATGGAGAAGGTGGACCTGAAGAAGGTGCGGTGCCAGGCGAAGGTGGCCGGGACGCTGGTGACCGTGGCCGGCGCGATGATGATGACGCTGTACAAGGGCCCGCTGATGAAGATGGCGTGGACCAGCAGCGGCCAcgcgcacggcggcggcggcggcgccgaggCGGCCGTCATCGACCCCAGCGGCAGGGAGTGGTTCCTGGGCTCGCTCTTCGTCATCGTCGCCACCCTCGCCTGGGCCTCGCTCTTCATCCTCCAGGCGCACACCCTGAAGCAGTACGCGGCGCCGCTCTCCCTCACCACCCTCATCTGCTTCGTCGGCACCCTACAGGCCATCGTCGTCACCTTCGCCATGGAGCACCGCCCCTCCGTCTGGACCATCGGCTTCGACATGAACCTCCTCGCCGCCGCATACGCC GGCATTGTCACGTCGAGCATAGCGTACTACGTGCAAGGCCTGGTGATCCAGAAGACCGGGCCCGTGTTCGCGTCGGCGTTCAGCCCGCTGATGATGATCATCGTGGCCGTCATGGGCTCCTTCATCCTCGCCGAGAAGATATTCCTCGGCGGCGTCCTCGGCGCCGTCCTCATCGTCATCGGGCTCTACTCGGTGCTCTGGGGCAAGCACAAGGAGACGCAGGACAAGGAGGACGATGAGACGACAGAGCTGCCCGTCGTGGCAATAATGGCATCCAAAACCAATGGAGTCGtctacgacgacgacgatgacgtcgTCTTCGTCAAGGAGATCGCCGCCGCCGGCGCTGGCGCTGTTGGAGGAGATGACTCGGAGTGCAGGAAGGCGACTGGGGTGGTGAAGTCATCCTCCCGTGGACACGGAGCTGCTGGTGCAGTTTGA
- the LOC100282969 gene encoding 50S ribosomal protein L34-like has protein sequence MALALASPMASLSFHSGRISAASIGGVGRTRRAAPVGVSASPFLRSSFVSSSSTSSASASASPASLAAAVSASLAFTSSSAFAGSSLGIEFSYSIMTTRRSRGMQIRAGKAALCMTKRSRSRKSLARTHGFRRRMRTTSGRKVLKRRRAKGRKVLCTRTNSNSGKKRMF, from the exons ATGGCGCTCGCCCTGGCCTCTCCAATGGCGTCTCTCTCCTTCCACTCCGGGAGGATCTCGGCGGCGTCTATCGGAGGCGTCGGCCGCACTCGCAGGGCGGCCCCGGTGGGCGTATCCGCCTCGCCGTTCCTCCGGAGCTCCTTCGTCTCGTCCTCCTCCACGtcgtccgcctccgcctccgcctcccccGCTTCGCTCGCGGCGGCTGTCTCGGCGTCTCTGGCATTTACGTCCTCCTCCGCGTTTGCGG GTTCATCTTTGGGAATCGAGTTCAGCTACAGTATAATGACAACACGGAGATCCCGTGGTATGCAGATTAGGGCTGGAAAGGCTGCCCTCTGCATGACCAAGAGGTCAAGGTCTAGGAAGTCACTTGCCCGTACACATGGTTTCCGCAGGCGGATGCGGACTACTTCTGGAAGGAAGGTACTGAAGCGCAGGCGCGCCAAAGGCAGGAAGGTTCTTTGCACAAGGACAAACTCAAACAGTGGGAAGAAAAGAATGTTCTAA